From Camelina sativa cultivar DH55 chromosome 20, Cs, whole genome shotgun sequence, the proteins below share one genomic window:
- the LOC104770822 gene encoding glucan endo-1,3-beta-glucosidase — MNYVLPFLYFSSFTSSVSMFNLVGLLIICLTGGADASIGVNYGTLANNLPPPHQVAEFLLHSTVINRVRLFDADPQILQAFANTGIAVTVTVPNDQIPHLTNLTSAQKWISDQIQPHFPSTNIIRILVGNEVISTANHLLIRTLVPAMQSLHTALVSVSLHRRIQISTPHSLGILSGSTPPSSAKFRRGYNTQVFKPLLSFLRATSSPFVVNPYPFFGYSTETLDFALARPNPGLIDRHTKLLYTNMLDAQLDSVYSAMDKLGFSDVEIVIGEIGWPSEGDKDQIGVDVSTAAEFNKNVVARVDSGTGTPLMPNRSFETYIFALFNENLKSGPTSERNFGILRSDLTPFYDIGILRPKVRSSNPENNPGSLWCVAKSGAETVALQRNIDYVCGLGLDCRPIIEGGLCYLPNTVKAHSEYAMNLFYQTMGKYKFDCDFENTGEITTMDPSYGNCEYQV; from the exons ATGAATTATGTGCTAccatttctctatttttcttcctttacttCTTCTGTTAGTATGTTCAATTTGGTTGGCCTTCTTATAATCTGTTTAACAG GAGGAGCTGATGCGAGCATTGGTGTAAACTACGGCACACTTGCTAACAACCTCCCTCCACCGCATCAAGTAGCGGAGTTCCTCCTCCATTCAACCGTCATTAACCGCGTCCGCCTTTTCGACGCGGATCCACAAATCCTCCAAGCATTCGCTAACACCGGTATCGCCGTCACCGTAACCGTCCCCAACGACCAAATCCCACACTTAACCAACCTCACCTCCGCCCAAAAATGGATCTCCGATCAAATCCAACCTCACTTCCCATCCACAAACATCATCCGAATCCTCGTCGGAAACGAAGTCATCTCCACCGCCAACCACCTCCTCATCAGAACCTTAGTCCCGGCGATGCAATCCTTACACACCGCCCTCGTCTCCGTCTCTCTCCACCGTCGAATCCAAATCTCCACACCTCATTCTTTAGGAATCCTCTCCGGTTCAACCCCACCGTCTTCCGCTAAGTTCCGGCGAGGATACAACACACAAGTCTTCAAACCTCTCCTCAGCTTCCTCCGCGCTACCTCTTCGCCGTTCGTCGTGAATCCGTACCCGTTCTTCGGATACTCAACCGAAACACTCGATTTCGCTCTGGCTAGACCAAATCCAGGATTAATCGATCGACACACGAAGCTTCTCTACACAAACATGCTCGATGCTCAGCTCGATTCGGTTTACTCCGCCATGGATAAGCTAGGGTTTTCAGATGTTGAGATCGTCATAGGCGAGATCGGGTGGCCGTCGGAAGGAGATAAAGATCAGATCGGCGTTGATGTTTCTACGGCGGCCGAGTTTAACAAAAACGTGGTGGCGCGTGTGGATTCCGGTACCGGAACACCGTTAATGCCAAATCGGTCTTTCGAGACTTACATTTTCGCGCTCTTCAATGAAAACCTCAAATCAGGACCAACGTCGGAGCGCAACTTCGGCATACTCCGGTCTGATTTGACGCCGTTCTACGACATCGGAATCCTCCGGCCGAAGGTTAGATCATCGAATCCGGAGAACAATCCGGGATCGCTGTGGTGCGTTGCAAAGTCCGGTGCGGAGACGGTGGCGTTACAAAGGAACATAGACTACGTTTGTGGGCTAGGTTTGGATTGTAGGCCCATTATTGAAGGTGGGCTTTGTTACTTGCCGAACACAGTGAAAGCTCACTCGGAGTACGCGATGAACTTGTTTTATCAAACTATGggaaaatacaaatttgattGTGATTTCGAAAATACTGGAGAGATAACTACGATGGATCCAA GCTATGGAAATTGTGAATATCAAGTTTAG
- the LOC104770823 gene encoding uncharacterized WD repeat-containing protein C18H10.05 — MESLLEEEEESRFFDAHEDITTSCSSVDYDGSQPLVSGGFQYDVWIKSPGNPVERRQKFLNWMGLTTTTTTSTTVVSETERSGNNNVDRFSTSVNGSSAVLRTLKSSSDDDEFSSCRCDSSLLSSSESVDRVVNETLCKAEDEQEEVDSGMVLRNLDVDDNDISSSLCSGSSGVTDKVVKVNGEVIESKLLPNPMVSSEVVRDVGGIMKRVKEKWLGRLYRVRNKQREGDVHGGEVAVYGSRVERVKVKEYKKEAKELSALFKGQEIQAHRGPILAMKFSPDGRYLASAGEDGVLRVWSVVEDERCEEQDVPKIDPSCIYFEVSKLSELRPVAIEKEGITGSLMSPRKTTESACVIIPPRIFRVLDKPVHEFFGHIGDILDISWSKNNRLLSASVDNSVRLWQIGHEDCLGIFSHNNYVTSVQFNPVDDDHFISGSIDGKVRIWSASQCQVVDWADARGIVTAVCYRPDGQGVIVGTLTSDCRFYNVSGNCLQLDGHICLHNKKKSSNKRIIGFQFDSTDPSRVMVASADSQVRIISGRNVVHKYKGSRNTGNQISASFTADGKHIVSACDDSSVYVWNCVGKDPQQPSTGFFSYTKRLKIRSFEKFSADVSVAIPWCGFAPVISGGSELSPSLFSLGREYVLDSPKGSATWPEEKLASSFSPVKAIRRSHYKFLRSSCRRTSESSHLWGLVIVTGGWDGRIRLFHNYGLPVPV, encoded by the exons atggaatctctactcgaagaagaagaagaatctcgaTTTTTCGATGCTCACGAAGACATCACGACGTCCTGTTCCAGTGTCGACTACGATGGATCTCAACCGTTGGTTTCTGGTGGGTTTCAGTACGATGTTTGGATCAAAAGCCCTGGTAACCCTGTCGAGCGTCGTCAGAAGTTTTTGAACTGGATGGGTTtgactactactactactacttctacTACTGTTGTGAGCGAAACAGAGAGATCAGGTAATAATAATGTGGATCGTTTCTCGACCTCTGTTAACGGATCATCAGCGGTTTTGAGGACTTTGAAatcttcttctgatgatgatgagtttagcTCTTGTCGTTGTGATTCCTCTCTGCTTAGTTCCAGTGAGAGTGTAGATAGAGTTGTGAATGAGACTTTGTGTAAAGCGGaagatgaacaagaagaagtagATAGTGGAATGGTTTTGAGGAATTTGGATGTTGACGATAATGATATTAGCTCTAGTCTTTGTTCTGGATCATCTGGTGTAACGGACAAGGTTGTGAAGGTTAATGGTGAAGTTATTGAATCCAAGTTGTTACCAAACCCGATGGTTTCGTCTGAGGTTGTTCGGGATGTAGGTGGGATTATGAAGAGGGTTAAGGAGAAATGGTTAGGTCGGCTGTATAGAGTGCGGAATAAGCAAAGAGAAGGAGATGTTCACGGTGGTGAAGTTGCGGTTTACGGGAGTAGGGTCGAGAGGGTCAAGGTGAAAGAGTATAAGAAAGAGGCTAAAGAGCTTTCTGCTCTTTTTAAAGGTCAAGAGATACAAGCTCATCGAGGACCTATTCTTGCTATGAAGTTTAGTCCTGATGGGAGGTACCTTGCAAGTGCTGGTGAAGACGGGGTTTTACGGGTTTGGAGTGTTGTTGAAGATGAAAGATGTGAAGAACAAGATGTACCTAAGATTGATCCTTCTTGTATATACTTTGAAGTGAGCAAACTCTCTGAGTTGAGACCTGTGGCTATAGAAAAAGAGGGCATTACTGGTTCGTTGATGAGTCCAAGGAAGACAACAGAGTCCGCTTGTGTTATTATTCCCCCAAGGATTTTCCGGGTTCTTGATAAACCAGTTCACGAGTTTTTCGGTCACATTGGTGATATCCTTGATATCTCATGGTCCAAGAACAAT CGTCTGTTGTCAGCTTCAGTAGACAATAGTGTGCGGCTTTGGCAGATTGGTCATGAGGACTGTCTTGGAATCTTCTCTCACAATAACTATG TGACATCAGTTCAGTTCAACCCGGTTGATGATGATCACTTCATCAGCGGTTCAATAGATGGAAAAGTTCGTATCTGGTCAGCTTCTCAGTGCCAAGTTGTAGATTGGGCAGACGCTAGAGGCATTGTAACCGCAGTTTGTTATCGCCCAGACGGACAG ggagtgattgtcggaactttGACTAGCGATTGTCGATTCTACAATGTATCAG GCAACTGCCTTCAGCTCGATGGTCATATATGTCTgcataacaaaaagaaatcgtCAAATAAACGAATAATCGGGTTTCAG TTTGATTCAACTGATCCAAGCAGAGTCATGGTGGCGTCCGCAGATTCACAAGTCAGGATCATTAGCGGACGCAACGTTGTCCATAAATACAAAG GATCTCGAAACACCGGAAACCAGATATCGGCATCTTTTACAGCAGACGGGAAGCATATCGTATCAGCGTGTGACGATTCATCAGTCTACGTATGGAACTGCGTTGGAAAGGATCCCCAACAGCCGTCTACTGGTTTCTTCTCCTACACGAAACGACTAAAGATCAGATCCTTTGAGAAATTCTCTGCAGATGTTTCAGTAGCTATCCCGTGGTGCGGTTTTGCCCCTGTAATCTCGGGTGGATCCGAGCTATCACCATCACTGTTCTCGTTAGGGCGCGAGTACGTTCTAGATTCTCCTAAAGGATCTGCTACTTGGCCTGAGGAGAAGCTAGCGAGCTCGTTTTCTCCGGTCAAGGCCATCCGAAGATCGCATTACAAATTCCTAAGATCGTCGTGCAGAAGAACCTCGGAGTCATCTCATCTCTGGGGATTGGTTATAGTCACGGGCGGGTGGGATGGACGAATCAGATTGTTTCATAACTATGGTTTGCCTGTTCCCGTTTGA